In the Sediminibacter sp. Hel_I_10 genome, one interval contains:
- the rseP gene encoding RIP metalloprotease RseP, which produces MEFVIKISQFLLSLSLLIVLHELGHFIPAKLFKTRVEKFYLFFDVKFSLFKKKIGDTEYGIGWLPLGGYVKISGMIDESMDKEQMAQPPKPWEFRSKPAWQRLIIMLGGVTVNFILAYFIYVFLAFGYGDTTTKVSSLKDGYWIENQLLKDIGFQTGDKILKVNDLKVINDSDIRSNIIGAETITIQRNGVEKVITLPEDFLGQFSSAESRQLFERRIPFMIGAVADSSLNKTADVKPEDIIIAIEGQKLRYFDQADAIMDNYKNETLSVDLLRDNDTITRELKVDEKGNFGFYPGLDYKRFAEMGYYDIATQTYTFGESWAEGGRDFVETVTKYGVQLKAIFTPSTGAYKGVGGFKAIFDIFPPVWSWQAFWVLTAFLSIMLGVLNLLPIPALDGGHVMFLLYEMISGRAPSEKFLERAQLAGFIILIIMVLSANINDWI; this is translated from the coding sequence ATGGAGTTTGTAATAAAGATCTCTCAATTTTTACTAAGCCTTTCTTTGCTCATCGTGCTTCACGAACTAGGGCATTTTATACCAGCAAAATTATTTAAAACTCGAGTTGAAAAATTCTATCTGTTTTTTGACGTTAAATTTTCATTGTTTAAAAAGAAAATTGGCGATACAGAATACGGTATTGGCTGGCTACCGCTAGGGGGTTACGTTAAAATCTCGGGCATGATTGACGAGAGCATGGATAAGGAGCAAATGGCTCAACCACCAAAGCCTTGGGAGTTTCGTTCTAAACCAGCTTGGCAGCGCTTAATTATTATGCTGGGCGGTGTAACCGTTAACTTTATCTTGGCTTATTTTATCTATGTGTTTTTAGCCTTTGGCTATGGCGATACCACAACTAAAGTGAGCAGTTTAAAAGATGGCTACTGGATAGAAAACCAATTGCTAAAAGACATTGGCTTTCAAACTGGAGACAAAATTTTAAAGGTAAATGATCTTAAGGTAATCAATGATTCTGATATTCGCTCAAACATTATTGGCGCTGAAACCATCACAATACAACGAAATGGTGTTGAAAAAGTAATTACCCTACCTGAAGACTTTTTAGGTCAATTCTCTTCTGCCGAAAGCAGACAACTGTTTGAGAGACGTATTCCGTTTATGATTGGTGCGGTTGCAGATTCTTCATTAAATAAGACCGCTGATGTAAAACCCGAAGATATCATTATTGCTATTGAAGGTCAAAAACTGCGCTATTTTGATCAGGCAGATGCCATCATGGACAATTATAAAAATGAGACCTTGTCTGTAGATCTCTTAAGAGATAATGATACCATTACTAGAGAACTAAAAGTTGACGAAAAAGGTAATTTTGGATTTTATCCTGGTTTAGATTACAAACGTTTTGCCGAAATGGGCTACTATGACATTGCCACGCAAACCTATACCTTTGGCGAGAGCTGGGCAGAAGGAGGACGTGATTTTGTAGAAACCGTTACCAAATACGGTGTGCAATTAAAAGCAATTTTCACACCAAGTACAGGAGCTTACAAAGGCGTAGGGGGCTTTAAGGCCATCTTTGATATTTTCCCTCCTGTTTGGAGTTGGCAAGCCTTTTGGGTACTAACTGCATTTTTATCAATTATGTTAGGCGTGTTAAACCTATTGCCTATTCCGGCGCTCGATGGTGGACATGTGATGTTTTTATTATATGAAATGATTTCGGGAAGAGCGCCTAGCGAGAAATTTTTGGAGCGTGCACAATTAGCTGGTTTCATCATTTTAATCATCATGGTGCTGTCCGCAAACATCAATGACTGGATCTAA
- a CDS encoding M1 family aminopeptidase, whose product MKSVLLSICSLLCLSVFSQDFDDTLNSIREAEAKSALNHMLQRANLNTGDYDLKYHRLELDVNPEAAFIAGNITSYFEAKSDMDDITFDLSSNMVVTEVTQNGIALAFTQNTDDELIITLPATQAAGVLDSLTVTYSGNPISSGFGSFEQTTHDGDPIIWTLSEPYGAKGWWPCKQDLNDKIDSIDVFMTTPVFNPSNEEYISVSNGLEQSQIIDGANKTTHFKHRYPIPAYLIAIAATNYEVYSHTVDNDGSPFDIVNYVFPEDAANAQEDTPVTVDIMNLFTNLFEEYPFADEKYGHAQFGWGGGMEHTTVSFMGNFSRNLIAHELGHQWFGDKVTCGSWKDIWLNEGFATYLSGLVYENLDGNDTFTIWKTQRNNSITSQPGGAVYLSDTDTTSVSRIFNSRLSYNKGAMVLHMLRKKLGDTDFFSALQAYLTTEAHAYDYAKTEDFIAIVETETNTDLSEFFSDWLYNEGYPSYIVSWNQSDNNDINVTLSQTQSDPSVSFFESPVTLRLLGTLGESQDINLDNISNNQSFSQNVAFTVQDVIFDPESDIISANNQVALSDDSFVTNSDLVVYPSPADQILQIKKPQGLDISETIIYNTLGQELFRAAYNNSIDVSNLQTGLLFVQFQTNHGVISKSVLKK is encoded by the coding sequence ATGAAATCCGTTTTACTTTCTATATGTTCACTACTGTGTTTATCGGTCTTTTCTCAAGATTTTGATGACACGCTAAACAGTATAAGAGAGGCAGAAGCAAAATCTGCACTCAACCACATGTTACAGCGCGCCAATCTTAATACAGGAGATTATGATTTAAAATACCACCGCCTAGAACTTGATGTCAATCCTGAAGCCGCTTTTATTGCTGGGAACATTACCTCTTATTTTGAGGCGAAAAGTGATATGGATGATATTACCTTCGACTTATCTTCTAACATGGTGGTTACAGAGGTGACACAAAATGGTATTGCTTTAGCGTTTACACAAAATACAGATGACGAGTTAATCATTACTTTGCCTGCAACCCAAGCTGCAGGTGTTTTAGATTCTTTAACCGTCACCTACTCCGGAAACCCCATAAGCTCAGGTTTTGGATCTTTTGAGCAGACCACTCATGATGGCGACCCTATTATTTGGACGCTCTCTGAACCTTACGGCGCCAAAGGTTGGTGGCCTTGTAAACAAGATTTAAATGACAAGATCGATTCTATTGATGTGTTTATGACCACCCCAGTTTTTAATCCTTCTAATGAAGAATACATCTCGGTATCCAATGGCTTAGAGCAATCTCAAATTATTGATGGTGCCAACAAGACCACCCATTTTAAACACCGCTACCCTATCCCTGCTTATCTTATTGCTATTGCCGCTACCAATTATGAAGTCTATTCGCACACGGTAGATAATGATGGGAGTCCGTTTGACATTGTCAATTATGTGTTTCCGGAAGATGCGGCTAATGCTCAAGAAGACACGCCAGTAACGGTAGATATCATGAACCTTTTTACTAACCTCTTTGAAGAATATCCTTTTGCCGATGAAAAATATGGTCATGCCCAATTTGGTTGGGGTGGCGGCATGGAGCACACCACAGTATCTTTTATGGGAAACTTTAGTAGAAACTTAATTGCACATGAACTTGGTCACCAGTGGTTTGGAGACAAGGTAACCTGCGGCAGCTGGAAAGACATCTGGCTTAACGAAGGCTTTGCTACATACCTTTCGGGCTTGGTATACGAGAACCTTGATGGCAACGATACGTTTACCATTTGGAAAACACAACGCAATAACAGCATTACGTCACAGCCAGGCGGTGCCGTGTACCTATCTGATACAGATACCACGAGCGTGAGTCGTATTTTCAATAGCCGTTTGAGTTATAATAAAGGCGCCATGGTGTTGCATATGCTTCGGAAAAAACTCGGAGACACCGATTTCTTTTCAGCACTACAAGCGTATTTAACTACTGAAGCGCATGCTTATGATTATGCAAAAACAGAAGATTTTATTGCTATTGTTGAGACAGAAACCAATACCGACCTTAGCGAATTTTTTAGTGACTGGCTATACAACGAAGGCTATCCCAGTTACATCGTGAGCTGGAACCAAAGTGATAACAACGATATTAACGTCACACTTTCACAAACACAGAGTGACCCTTCAGTGTCCTTTTTTGAATCACCAGTAACCTTAAGATTACTAGGAACCTTAGGAGAATCTCAAGACATTAACCTTGACAACATCTCAAACAATCAAAGCTTCTCGCAAAATGTAGCCTTTACAGTTCAAGATGTCATTTTTGATCCTGAATCTGATATCATTTCGGCTAATAATCAAGTGGCATTAAGTGATGATTCTTTTGTAACCAATAGTGATTTAGTGGTGTATCCCAGCCCGGCAGACCAGATCCTACAAATCAAAAAACCGCAAGGCCTTGACATTTCAGAAACTATTATTTACAACACTTTAGGACAAGAACTTTTTAGAGCAGCCTATAACAATAGTATTGACGTTTCTAATTTACAAACTGGGTTATTATTTGTGCAATTTCAAACAAACCATGGTGTGATCTCTAAATCGGTGTTAAAAAAATAG
- a CDS encoding SCO family protein, with protein sequence MWSYIKQFKYFFIAFGVLSIAIIAIIYNILNVEQPLPIWQPNRIDAALVDSTLQNKRKYHTVADFKLINQNGDTITQADYKDKIYVADFFFTTCQSICPIMTGQMYRVQEAIASDDDVMLLSHSVTPEIDSVAQLKAYALEKKVDDSKWNLVTGDRKQIYDLARKSYLVVKDDNTQDYGMIHTENFALIDKDRQIRGMYDGTSETSVDSLLMDIEKLKRSYQ encoded by the coding sequence ATGTGGTCTTACATTAAACAGTTCAAGTATTTTTTTATAGCCTTTGGTGTGCTCTCTATTGCAATCATTGCCATTATTTATAATATCTTAAATGTAGAACAACCGCTGCCCATTTGGCAACCAAACCGTATTGATGCGGCTTTGGTAGATAGTACACTTCAAAACAAGAGAAAATATCATACCGTCGCCGATTTTAAGCTCATCAATCAAAATGGCGACACCATTACCCAAGCCGACTATAAAGATAAAATATACGTCGCTGATTTTTTCTTTACCACTTGCCAGAGTATCTGCCCCATCATGACCGGTCAAATGTATCGCGTGCAAGAGGCTATTGCATCAGATGATGATGTGATGTTATTATCCCATAGCGTAACGCCAGAAATAGATTCTGTAGCGCAGTTAAAAGCATATGCTTTAGAAAAGAAGGTGGACGACTCGAAATGGAACTTAGTTACGGGAGACCGTAAACAAATTTATGATCTTGCCAGAAAATCTTACTTAGTAGTAAAGGATGACAATACACAAGATTATGGCATGATACATACCGAAAATTTCGCACTTATTGATAAAGACCGTCAAATTAGAGGCATGTATGATGGTACAAGTGAAACCTCGGTAGATTCTTTGTTGATGGATATTGAAAAACTGAAACGGTCTTACCAATAG
- a CDS encoding FeoA family protein, with the protein MQITLAQLKRGQQGVIADVSSKHVPLKLLEMGCLPGNLVELVQVAPFADPMYLNINGTHLAIRKETALHILIDLPDA; encoded by the coding sequence TTGCAAATTACCTTAGCACAATTAAAAAGAGGGCAACAAGGCGTCATTGCTGACGTTTCGTCTAAACATGTACCGCTCAAACTGCTTGAGATGGGGTGCTTACCTGGTAATTTGGTAGAGTTGGTTCAAGTGGCACCGTTTGCAGACCCCATGTATTTAAATATCAATGGGACCCATTTGGCGATAAGAAAAGAAACAGCTTTGCACATTTTAATTGACCTTCCCGATGCCTAA
- the feoB gene encoding ferrous iron transport protein B translates to MPKQINVALIGNPNTGKTSVFNALTGLNQKVGNYPGITVEKKEGICKLPRGVKAHIIDLPGTYSLNASSLDENVVIELLLNKNDKDFPDVAVVVSDVENLKRNLLLFTQIKDLQIPTILVVNMSDRMAYKGIHLDIPYLEKELQTRIALVSTRKKLGVDDLKELITNYKELPLTPCLNASEIDKDYFDNLRKAFPNQLLYKLWLVITQDVNFGKTDRKEIEDIVGFKTKSKPDLKRLQQKETIKRYQFINNALKEGQTIDLKTAKDLRLKLDRILTHKVWGYLIFFFILLTIFQAIYDWAEVPMDFIDSSFAFLSEWVKNVMPPGAFTNLISEGIIPGLGGIVIFIPQIAFLFLFIAILEESGYMSRVVFLMDRIMRRFGLSGKSVVPLISGTACAIPAIMATRNIESWKERLITILVTPFTTCSARLPVYLIIISLVIPDGRIFGLGYQALTLMLLYLIGFGAAIVSAWILNKILKIKSKTFFVVEMPNYKLPLFKNVAITVLEKTKSFVFGAGKIILAISIVLWFLASYGPGDDFSNAENIVKAQTSGQNLSTEDLQQQIASYKLEHSFIGITGRAIEPAIRPLGYDWKIGIAIVSSFAAREVFVGTLATIYSVGSDEEETIKKRMAGEVNPILGGPLFTFASGISLLLFYAFAMQCMSTLAIVKRETNTWKWPALQLVIMSGFAYIVALVAFQVLK, encoded by the coding sequence ATGCCTAAACAAATCAATGTTGCGCTCATAGGAAACCCCAATACCGGTAAGACTTCTGTGTTTAACGCACTTACAGGTCTCAATCAAAAAGTGGGTAATTATCCTGGGATCACCGTAGAGAAAAAGGAAGGCATTTGTAAACTACCAAGAGGCGTTAAAGCCCATATCATCGATTTACCAGGAACCTATAGTTTAAATGCTTCCTCCTTAGATGAGAATGTAGTTATAGAGTTGTTGCTCAATAAAAACGATAAGGATTTTCCAGATGTTGCCGTAGTGGTGAGCGATGTGGAAAATCTAAAGCGAAACCTCCTCCTATTTACGCAAATTAAGGATTTACAGATCCCAACAATTTTGGTGGTCAATATGTCTGATAGAATGGCTTACAAAGGCATTCATTTAGATATTCCGTATCTCGAAAAAGAGTTACAGACCAGAATTGCGTTGGTAAGTACCCGTAAAAAATTGGGCGTTGATGATTTAAAGGAGTTGATTACCAATTACAAAGAATTGCCGTTAACCCCTTGTTTGAATGCTTCGGAAATTGATAAAGATTACTTCGATAATTTAAGAAAAGCCTTCCCCAACCAATTACTGTATAAGTTGTGGTTGGTGATCACTCAAGATGTCAACTTCGGAAAAACAGACCGTAAGGAAATTGAGGACATTGTAGGGTTTAAAACCAAGAGCAAACCAGACCTCAAACGATTACAGCAAAAAGAAACCATCAAGCGTTACCAGTTTATCAATAATGCCTTAAAAGAAGGGCAAACGATAGACTTGAAAACCGCGAAAGATTTACGATTGAAGCTCGATAGAATTTTAACTCACAAGGTTTGGGGCTATTTGATCTTCTTCTTTATATTATTGACCATTTTTCAAGCCATTTATGATTGGGCCGAAGTGCCTATGGATTTTATAGACAGCTCTTTCGCATTTTTAAGCGAGTGGGTTAAAAATGTGATGCCTCCAGGGGCCTTTACCAATTTAATTTCCGAAGGTATTATCCCGGGATTGGGAGGAATCGTGATCTTCATTCCACAGATTGCTTTCCTGTTTTTATTCATTGCCATTTTAGAAGAGTCTGGCTACATGAGTAGAGTGGTGTTTTTAATGGACCGGATCATGCGAAGATTTGGATTAAGTGGTAAAAGTGTGGTGCCATTGATCTCTGGAACCGCCTGCGCCATCCCAGCCATTATGGCCACAAGAAATATTGAAAGTTGGAAAGAGCGTTTAATTACCATCTTGGTAACGCCATTTACCACTTGTTCTGCACGATTACCAGTGTATTTAATCATTATTTCCCTTGTTATCCCCGACGGACGTATTTTTGGCTTAGGCTATCAAGCCTTAACCTTAATGTTGCTTTATCTTATAGGGTTTGGCGCGGCAATTGTATCGGCCTGGATTCTTAATAAAATTCTGAAAATAAAGAGCAAGACCTTTTTTGTGGTTGAAATGCCAAACTACAAATTGCCCTTATTTAAAAATGTAGCGATCACGGTTTTAGAGAAAACAAAATCCTTTGTGTTTGGAGCAGGTAAAATTATCTTGGCCATATCTATTGTTTTATGGTTTTTGGCGTCTTACGGCCCTGGAGATGATTTTAGTAATGCTGAGAACATTGTAAAAGCCCAAACGAGCGGGCAGAATTTGTCTACTGAAGATTTACAGCAGCAAATCGCATCGTATAAATTAGAGCATTCTTTTATTGGAATTACAGGACGAGCCATTGAGCCTGCGATAAGACCTTTGGGCTATGATTGGAAAATAGGCATTGCCATTGTAAGTTCTTTCGCGGCGCGTGAAGTGTTCGTAGGGACTTTGGCCACCATTTATAGCGTGGGAAGCGATGAGGAAGAGACCATTAAAAAACGAATGGCCGGTGAAGTAAACCCTATATTGGGCGGCCCGTTATTTACTTTTGCATCCGGAATCTCTCTGCTTCTGTTTTATGCCTTTGCCATGCAATGCATGAGTACCTTGGCCATTGTAAAACGAGAAACCAATACTTGGAAATGGCCAGCCTTACAGCTTGTGATTATGAGTGGTTTTGCTTATATTGTTGCTTTAGTGGCATTTCAGGTATTGAAATAA
- a CDS encoding FeoB-associated Cys-rich membrane protein, with product MNTLLQNIFVFIALAFALTFLVRKFIWKPKKADAKGCGSGDDCGCH from the coding sequence ATGAACACTTTACTGCAGAACATATTTGTTTTTATAGCATTGGCATTTGCACTTACTTTTTTAGTACGCAAGTTCATCTGGAAACCTAAAAAAGCAGATGCTAAAGGCTGTGGTAGTGGTGATGATTGCGGCTGTCACTAA
- a CDS encoding DUF6503 family protein yields the protein MNTQPLKHLFLSLSVFVLVLVLVLGCKDNNKTNTPEPTKDAPTASVTLSPVEQMEKTHHKTEFLSKDAILFDLKIQFGGKERLDGTMTLLTNSTKGKLELTDGTAIYFDGDTVYHSPDLKNPNGARFDAYTWMYFLLFPTKMSDPGTVWSQPETTQMNGNTYLQQKLSFKPETGDAPDDWYEVYSNPETHEIAYLGYIVTANKTIEEAEASPHAIGYTNYVAIDNVPIPMAWTFYEWTKNSGLGDTIGHAKLANVKFVETTEHTFSAPDGFIEK from the coding sequence ATGAACACACAGCCACTCAAACATCTTTTTTTAAGCCTTAGCGTATTTGTTTTAGTTTTAGTTTTAGTTTTAGGTTGCAAAGACAACAATAAAACCAATACTCCAGAGCCAACAAAAGATGCACCAACAGCATCGGTAACATTATCACCGGTGGAACAGATGGAAAAGACGCATCACAAAACGGAATTTTTATCCAAAGATGCCATTCTATTTGATCTTAAGATCCAGTTTGGAGGAAAGGAACGTTTAGACGGGACAATGACCTTATTAACCAATTCTACCAAAGGAAAATTAGAACTTACCGATGGAACGGCTATCTATTTTGATGGTGATACCGTGTATCATTCTCCAGATTTAAAAAATCCCAACGGCGCTAGATTTGATGCCTATACGTGGATGTATTTTTTATTATTTCCTACCAAAATGAGCGATCCGGGGACGGTTTGGTCTCAACCAGAAACCACCCAAATGAATGGAAACACCTACCTACAGCAAAAACTAAGCTTTAAACCAGAGACTGGCGATGCGCCAGATGATTGGTACGAGGTCTATTCTAATCCTGAAACCCATGAGATTGCCTATTTGGGCTATATTGTTACCGCCAATAAAACGATTGAAGAAGCAGAAGCGAGTCCGCACGCCATAGGCTATACCAACTATGTTGCAATAGATAACGTACCCATCCCAATGGCATGGACTTTCTATGAATGGACAAAAAACTCTGGATTAGGCGATACGATTGGTCATGCCAAACTCGCCAACGTTAAATTTGTAGAGACTACTGAACATACTTTTTCAGCACCTGATGGTTTTATAGAGAAATAG
- a CDS encoding metal-dependent transcriptional regulator has protein sequence MSVAIENFVKAIYKNDKHDVDDTKPGNIAKKLGISNAAATDMAKKLATKDLLHYQKYRALQLTEKGTKMALNVVRKHRLWEAFLFKMFDMSLHEIHHEAELLEHQTSDLLAEKISTYLGHPKFDPHGDPIPNAKGDITTIDTSISLSEATEGKTYIISRLMSDDKEFFDFCSQNGIKYRNSISITKQFSGSKMTQINTGSHTIVLNGDFTKIIYVDEK, from the coding sequence ATGTCTGTAGCTATTGAAAATTTTGTAAAGGCCATTTATAAAAATGACAAGCATGATGTTGATGATACTAAGCCTGGTAATATCGCCAAGAAACTAGGCATTTCTAATGCAGCTGCTACCGATATGGCCAAGAAATTGGCAACAAAAGATTTGCTCCACTATCAAAAGTATCGAGCGCTGCAACTTACTGAAAAAGGTACAAAAATGGCTCTAAATGTGGTGCGTAAGCATCGCCTTTGGGAAGCCTTTTTGTTTAAGATGTTTGATATGTCTCTTCATGAGATACACCATGAAGCCGAGTTGTTGGAGCATCAGACATCTGATTTATTGGCCGAAAAAATAAGCACCTATTTGGGCCATCCCAAATTTGATCCGCACGGTGATCCCATTCCCAATGCTAAAGGCGATATCACGACGATAGATACCTCGATCTCGCTTTCCGAAGCAACCGAAGGAAAAACCTATATCATTTCAAGATTGATGAGTGATGATAAAGAGTTTTTTGACTTCTGTTCTCAAAATGGCATCAAGTACCGCAATAGCATTTCGATTACCAAGCAATTTAGCGGTAGTAAAATGACCCAAATCAATACAGGTTCTCATACGATTGTGTTAAATGGGGATTTTACAAAAATTATTTATGTAGATGAAAAATAA
- a CDS encoding transporter codes for MKNNRARACKDYFYPVSLFTVFKKPLSKKVLGSLLLILPGYFAFAQDVNADDNLTSPLITDRPDVTESPSTVAAGILQVETGALYESYKQDVVKQEAFTFNTTLLRLGISENLELRLGWDFVEGQSRINGNKLDDVSSGFNPLLVGAKINIVKEKGLLPEIGALVHLHLPFTASRDYKPETTGVDFIFSFAHTLNKKSNLSYNLGAQWQNDSPEAAYTYSLSYGYALLGDLGMYAEVYGNLPENNKANHLWDVGMTYLISKDVQVDATVGSSITEGQDMLLSAGVSFRLPVW; via the coding sequence ATGAAAAATAATAGAGCTAGAGCCTGCAAAGATTATTTCTATCCAGTATCATTATTTACTGTTTTCAAGAAACCGCTTTCTAAAAAAGTGCTTGGTTCTTTGTTATTGATATTGCCTGGTTATTTTGCATTTGCCCAAGATGTCAATGCAGACGATAATTTAACATCCCCACTTATTACAGACAGACCAGATGTCACAGAATCTCCATCTACAGTTGCTGCGGGAATTTTACAAGTTGAGACAGGCGCACTTTACGAAAGTTATAAACAAGATGTTGTAAAACAGGAGGCCTTTACTTTTAACACTACGCTATTGCGTTTAGGAATCTCAGAAAATCTAGAGCTTCGCTTGGGATGGGATTTTGTGGAAGGTCAATCTCGCATTAACGGAAATAAACTAGATGATGTGAGCAGTGGATTCAATCCATTATTAGTAGGGGCCAAGATTAATATTGTAAAAGAAAAAGGATTACTTCCAGAAATAGGAGCCTTGGTTCACTTGCATTTGCCTTTTACTGCAAGTCGAGATTATAAACCAGAGACTACAGGTGTTGATTTTATATTTTCTTTTGCCCATACCCTCAACAAAAAATCCAATCTTTCCTATAATCTAGGTGCGCAATGGCAAAATGATTCGCCAGAAGCTGCTTACACCTATAGTTTGTCTTATGGTTATGCTTTATTGGGAGACCTTGGAATGTATGCGGAAGTTTATGGAAATCTGCCAGAAAATAATAAAGCAAATCATTTGTGGGATGTTGGTATGACATATTTAATTTCAAAAGATGTACAAGTGGATGCAACTGTGGGATCTAGCATTACAGAAGGTCAGGATATGCTATTGAGCGCAGGGGTAAGCTTCCGGTTGCCTGTATGGTAA
- a CDS encoding metal ABC transporter solute-binding protein, Zn/Mn family, translating to MKHIFLILCLAVVVSCKDNKASNGKLNIVTTTTMITDLVENIGGEHINVQGLMGSGVDPHLYKASEGDVTKLVNADIIFYNGLHLEGKLVEVFDKMGTSAKTPISLGESLDKSTLIGSDYFASNYDPHVWFNIAYFKQFAQKVTAVLVDKDPEHADAYRSNAASYLEKLDGLETDVKAIIATLPKEKRILVTAHDAFNYFGKAYDFEVVGLQGLSTATEAGVQDVQNISAFIIEKQIKAIFVESSVPKRTIEALQAAVNSKGHDVEIGGTLYSDALGNAGTVEGTYIGMFRYNVNTIVNALK from the coding sequence ATGAAGCACATTTTCTTAATACTGTGTTTGGCAGTGGTTGTTAGTTGTAAGGATAATAAAGCTTCCAATGGTAAGCTCAATATTGTGACCACTACGACCATGATAACCGATTTGGTGGAGAACATTGGTGGTGAGCACATTAATGTACAGGGCTTGATGGGTAGCGGTGTAGATCCGCATTTGTATAAGGCCAGCGAGGGCGACGTCACCAAATTGGTCAATGCAGACATTATATTTTATAATGGGCTTCATCTGGAAGGCAAGCTCGTTGAGGTTTTTGATAAAATGGGCACTAGTGCTAAAACGCCTATTTCATTGGGCGAGTCGTTAGATAAAAGCACACTGATTGGATCAGATTATTTTGCATCTAATTACGATCCGCACGTGTGGTTCAATATTGCCTATTTCAAACAATTTGCACAAAAGGTCACCGCCGTACTGGTAGACAAAGATCCAGAGCATGCCGACGCTTACCGAAGCAACGCCGCGAGTTATCTCGAAAAGCTAGATGGACTTGAAACCGATGTTAAAGCCATTATTGCAACACTTCCGAAGGAGAAACGCATTTTAGTGACGGCGCATGATGCTTTTAATTACTTCGGAAAAGCTTACGACTTTGAAGTTGTTGGATTACAAGGGTTATCTACGGCAACTGAAGCGGGTGTGCAGGATGTGCAGAACATTTCGGCATTTATTATAGAAAAGCAAATCAAGGCCATCTTTGTAGAAAGCTCTGTGCCAAAACGCACCATCGAAGCCTTGCAGGCTGCCGTAAATTCTAAAGGACATGATGTTGAAATTGGAGGCACCTTATATTCTGATGCACTTGGAAATGCGGGTACGGTTGAGGGGACTTATATTGGGATGTTTCGCTATAATGTCAACACCATTGTGAATGCCCTTAAATAA
- a CDS encoding metal ABC transporter ATP-binding protein yields the protein MSKIAVQVDDLTVAYNYKPVLWDIDLEIPEGVLMAIVGPNGAGKSTLIKSILGILKPIAGSVSIYGKPYEKQRSLVAYVPQKGSVDWDFPTTALDVVMMGTYGALGWIKRPRQKEKKAALEALEKVGMLSFKGRQISQLSGGQQQRIFLARALVQDASIYFMDEPFQGVDASTEIAIINILKALRKAGKTVIVVHHDLQTVPEYFDWVTFLNVKKIATGPVRDIFNDDNLTKTYGINYKVSIQE from the coding sequence ATGAGCAAGATAGCAGTACAAGTAGATGACCTCACGGTAGCTTATAATTATAAGCCAGTGCTTTGGGATATCGATTTGGAGATACCAGAAGGCGTGCTTATGGCCATCGTTGGACCTAATGGCGCCGGAAAATCAACATTAATCAAATCTATTTTAGGAATTTTAAAACCCATTGCTGGGAGCGTGTCTATTTACGGAAAGCCCTACGAAAAGCAGCGTTCTCTCGTAGCCTATGTCCCACAAAAGGGTAGTGTAGATTGGGATTTCCCCACCACCGCATTAGATGTGGTGATGATGGGAACTTACGGCGCTTTAGGCTGGATCAAGCGTCCGCGCCAAAAGGAAAAAAAGGCCGCTTTAGAGGCTCTGGAAAAAGTAGGCATGTTGTCTTTTAAAGGGCGACAAATTAGTCAGCTCTCTGGCGGGCAACAGCAACGTATTTTCTTGGCAAGAGCGCTCGTACAAGATGCTTCCATCTATTTTATGGATGAACCTTTTCAAGGCGTGGATGCTTCTACCGAAATTGCCATTATCAATATTTTAAAAGCCTTAAGAAAAGCTGGAAAAACGGTAATCGTGGTACATCATGACCTTCAAACCGTTCCCGAATATTTTGATTGGGTGACCTTTTTGAACGTAAAAAAAATAGCAACCGGTCCAGTGCGGGATATTTTTAATGATGATAATTTAACTAAGACCTACGGAATAAATTATAAGGTGAGTATTCAGGAATAA